A DNA window from Brassica napus cultivar Da-Ae chromosome C1, Da-Ae, whole genome shotgun sequence contains the following coding sequences:
- the LOC125579951 gene encoding glycine-rich protein 2-like: MKNSEARPVGTAPLPEANEVEKKEPNECNYVQNNKRSHGNGRGGYKGRGSDNYSNSRDNYSTGRKGNHNNRGRGSNYGRGRGSYGRGRGGIFKPSYSTKSVCHRCGMGNHWANNCRTLSTYVSSTKKV, encoded by the coding sequence atgaagaacagtgaagcTAGACCTGTTGGAACAGCACCATTACCGGAAGCTAATGAGGTTGAAAAGAAAGAACCCAACGAGTGCAATTACGTTCAAAACAATAAGAGATCACACGGCAATGGCCGTGGTGGTTACAAGGGGCGTGGCAGTGACAATTACTCGAACAGCCGAGACAACTACTCGAccggccggaaaggaaaccacaataaccgtggtcgtggttccaattatgGCCGTGGCCGAGGCAGttatggccgtggtcgaggcgGCATATTCAAACcgtcttactcgaccaaatccgtttgTCACAGATGTGGAATGGGAAACCATTGGGCCAATAACTGTAGAACCCTAAGCACTTATGTGAGCTCTACCAAGAAAGTctga